One stretch of Nicotiana tabacum cultivar K326 chromosome 18, ASM71507v2, whole genome shotgun sequence DNA includes these proteins:
- the LOC107788475 gene encoding uncharacterized protein LOC107788475, whose product MIISGNDDASINGVKFTTTHKLKWSITREWHDEFEESIIFDDSDADSLTSPHNDALVITLRILDTDVKCIMVDDGSGACIIHPRVLTQMRLKDKIVSRCIRLTGFNNAAKRTSGEITLPVLADCVTLETTFHIMDQATAYNTIVGQPWIHPMRVIPSRLYQAIKLPTP is encoded by the coding sequence ATGATCATCAGCGGCAACGACGATGCCTCCATCAACGGCGTGAAGTTCACCACAACTCACAAGCTCAAGTGGTCTATCACCCGTGAATGGCATGACGAATttgaagaaagtatcatcttcgatgatTCAGATGCCGACAGTTTGACTTCTCCTCATAATGACGCCCTCGTTATTACTTTACGCATTTTAGATACCGATGTAAAATGCATCATGGTGGACGATGGAAGTGGAGCAtgcattatccatccccgagtccTCACCCAAATGAGACTAAAGGATAAGATAGTGTCGCGTTGCATCAGGCTAactggttttaataatgcagcTAAACGGACATCCGGGGAAATTACACTCCCTGTTTTGGCTGACTGCGTGACTTTGGAGACGACATTTCACATCATGGACCAGGCCACCGCGTACAACACTATAGTGGGACAACCATGGATACATCCCATGAGAGTCATACCCTCCAGGCTATACCAAGCAATTAAATTACCAACACCATGA